In Haliaeetus albicilla chromosome 2, bHalAlb1.1, whole genome shotgun sequence, a single genomic region encodes these proteins:
- the LOC138688298 gene encoding centrosome-associated protein CEP250-like has translation MSGGEGAAPAGPSPGRSPALPRAGRRRARSSGEAPGAALLRPARPGPLGAWPCRCHPAEPLVLQYRTRCRELEQQLAAGGSRHCYAWKKPRAPELPKRMERKAGPLPGRWEATEDQSLEKALLQVEEEQQRCENLAEVNTLLQEHLEEANEVNSALKEDVGKLTVDWMRAREELELKESEWRGERELYDSYLRGERSRLLSLWRQVVTFRCHFLEMKTATDRDLSELKAEQMRLSGSILVNCSRLNCGVRPWEPVTLGRPVLEDQAQQQAEEEISRKTWEVMHLQVEGDPEKKELQDSLVPVPSQTIAFNRTDRKNRLTDRSSCELKDLAALEGEHSLLQSELVVAREMLEESHLQRDLLKQEKHELTVALEKAEQSVAELTGAQNKLTAEIADLHVAAANVSSINEALALDKVQLNKLVLQLEQEHDVLSGKVDEMERAKISGQEKLNLCERTNEALSAEKAHLEQLLKKAEEQQEGLQAELRMLAEEKAETQEKLIEVHRQQESASSGLEQLRQESSRQGQALANVSKEKELLAHEKAALEVRLAATERDRRGLAEQLAEARAGRETLESSLLEAQQRLCQLEIARSQLEIQLQTVRQAKEVIQGEAKCLQCELEAERSLMKQERENMAQQLLRAEEQYNDTLKLRETDHEVEINKLLQELASEREGHHSELQEMLEQWEKEKAETEREHEKKLFDMKQKVAAMQAQQEEERTRVESAKQEQERDGLRAVKEELVREMKLLQESVTASETRANAATDRNRCLEQELQTTLSILKIKNEEVETQREKIQMLQKEAAQRKALQESLTRMTAILSEREGEMKLYQEQVRRLENQKEMHETTLSEVIKDITEKKQEVESQQEQIRELEKQREMLRTAVSKMSEELEERDREIQFQEGKIMILERDGASQVRNLQVDLDHMKGNLKEKNLELLSLTQQIQALEMEREQAKSLHASLGHLRAVLKDRESECDSQRDQLRLLQQYKEQQEGYLQELRGTLEKMTLSLSEKDQELESQQQQIREAEEVMEMQLRTVRDQLEQTLGTLKEKDRLLDIQKQQARSYAEKTEEQMNVLHRDLEYTTAILKEKDLMIESQKELIETFQKEEQDSGQQKEILQQLQVALKEKEQEMLSLRKQCEAWQEKEEKREAEQTNLQATKLTLKEREEKIEVLEEALSKLQQQKEEAARQTKAVQQKLEYAESSLEARDQEIVSLQEHVQELREQKELEGKQAKSLEQDLDKMSQILKENHLEFLRQTEQMNMFRLREESTKVALTSCQQQVDLLEQAVRKRDEDNETLMQKLQRQEEELKTLQNLQPRLTKKNEEVRHGREQEKLLEEALHEKEQETKAEGELKELEEEVRALREDLQHVQPTLTKKDEEIENHRDRVGYLEQTLTEREQELRRQSELLKQFTSALRWKDGGETLQKQIQKLQKWEEEEAEKRRVLQERDRSLQRQKELTQQLEDERKANGEELERTIAILKQTESREVKWKEKAQALTLALTKSEMANGTLREEIAILQSMVSERDTDRFHHQVGSQAIAEGEQLSWLSEKRLLSQQLECLQRAVARLELEKAELKQLNAELRRTLEQVSVTLSPITNVQVERERRRLKRYHSGRSLPDACGFLLSDQHKMAASRQEESHAHCSRRLAELQNQVSLLQTQLAQERKYKQDYIERCAKTSQELSDLHQELSRSLAAVVREPKAAVLEAEARKLGQPL, from the exons atgtCGGGGGGCGAAGGCGCGGCCCCAGCGGGGCCCTCCCCGGGGCGTTCCCCGGCGCTGCCGCGGGCGGGACGGCGCCGAGCCCGCAGCTCGGGGGAGGCCCCGGGAGCCGCCCTcctccgcccggcccggcccggcccgctggGCGCCTGGCCCTGCCGCTGTCACCCTGCCGAGCCTCTC GTACTGCAGTACCGGACTCGGTGTCGAGAgttggagcagcagctggcagcaggaggg TCACGACACTGTTACGCCTGGAAGAAGCCACGAGCTCCTGAGCTACCCAAGCGAATGGAGCGGAAAGCG gGACCCCTTCCAGGCAGGTGGGAAGCCACAGAAGACCAGAGCCTGGAGAAAGCACTGCTTCAGGTGGAAGAGGAGCAGCAAAG GTGTGAGAATCTGGCAGAAGTGAACACTCTCCTGCAGGAACACCTCGAGGAAGCGAATGAGGTTAATTCAGCCCTTAAAGAAGATGTTGGAAAACTGACGGTGGATTGGATGAGGGCCCGGGAGGAGCTGGAATTGAAGGAGAGCGAGTGGCGCGGTGAACGTGAG CTTTATGACAGCTACCTAAGGGGTGAACGCAGCCGTCTACTCAGCCTGTGGCGTCAGGTGGTAACCTTCCGCTGTCATTTCCTGGAAATGAAGACTGCCACTGACCG agatttgtcagagctgaaggcagagcaAATGAGGCTTTCTGGATCTATACTTGTAAACTGCTCCCGCCTAAACTGTGGCGTACGGCCCTGGGAACCCGTTACGCTGGGTAGACCTGTCCTCGAGgatcaggcacagcagcaagcGGAAGAGGAAATAAGCCGGAAGACTTGGGAGGTGATGCACTTACAAGTCGAAGGGGACCCGGAGAAGAAGGAGCTTCAGGACAG CCTTGTTCCTGTCCCTAGTCAAACTATTGCCTTCAACAGAACGGACAGAAAAAACCGTCTGACAGACAGAAGCTCTTGTGA ACTGAAGGACTTAGCTGCACTTGAAGGAGAACACTCATTATTGCAGAGCGAGTTGGTAGTCGCAAGAGAGATGCTGGAGGAATCGCACCTTCAGAGGGATCTGCTGAAGCAAGAGAAACACGAGCTTACCGTGGCACTGGAAAAG GCAGAGCAGTCAGTAGCAGAGTTGACAGGGGCTCAGAATAAGCTGACTGCTGAAATAGCCGATCTACACGTTGCAGCAGCGAACGTGAGCAGTATCAATGAAGCTCTTGCGTTGGATAAGGTGCAGCTGAACAAACTTGTGTTGCAG CTGGAGCAAGAGCATGACGTTCTGTCAGGCAAAGTGGACGAGATGGAGAGAGCAAAGATCTCTGGCCAGGAGAAGCTGAACTTGTGTGAAAGAACAAATGAGGCGCTGAGCGCAGAGAAAGCCcacctggagcagctgctgaagaaagcagaggagcaacaggaggggctgcaggcagagctgaggatgctggcagaggagaaggcagaaaccCAAGAGAAACTCATTGAG GTTCACCGCCAGCAAGAGTCAGCTAGCAGTGGTCTGGAGCAGTTGCGGCAGGAGTCCTCTCGCCAAGGACAAGCACTGGCCAACGTATCCAAAGAGAAGGAATTGCTGGCGCACGAGAAGGCTGCCTTAGAGGTGCGACTGGCAGCCACGGAGCGGGACAGACGAGgccttgcagagcagctggcagaggccAG GGCCGGGAGGGAGACCCTGGAATCCAGCCTGCTTGAGGCTCAGCAGCGCTTATGTCAGCTGGAGATCGCCAGGAGTCAGCTTGAAATCCAACTTCAGACAGTCAGGCAGGCCAAGGAGGTGATACAAG GGGAAGCGAAGTGCCTTCAATGTgagctggaagcagagagaTCTCTCATGAAGCAGGAACGGGAAAACATGGCGCAACAGCTCTTGCGGGCAGAAGAGCAGTATAACGATACCCTCAAACTTCGGGAAACGGATCACGAAGTGGAAATAAACAAGCTCCTGCAAGAGCTG GCAAGCGAGCGGGAAGGGCACCATTCAGAGCTACAggagatgctggagcagtgggaaaaggagaaggcagagacaGAAAGGGAGCACGAGAAGAAGCTGTTTGATATGAAGCAGAAAGTTGCTGCCATGCAAGCTCAACAAGAGGAGGAACGGACGAGAGTGGAAAGTGCCAAGCAAGAG CAGGAACGGGACGGACTGCGAGCCGTTAAAGAAGAACTGGTACGGGAGATGAAACTTCTTCAGGAATCGGTCACAGCCTCCGAAACCCGAGCAAATGCAGCAACAGATAGGAATCGCTGCCTTGAACAAGAACTTCAGACTACATTGTCtatcttaaaaatcaaaaacGAGGAAGTGGAAACGCAGCGGGAGAAAATCCAGATGCTCCAAAAAgaggcagcacagagaaaagctttgcaggagaGTCTCACTCGTATGACTGCCATCCTGtcggagagggagggagaaatgaaGTTGTACCAGGAACAggtgagaaggctggagaaccagaaagaaatgcacGAAACTACTCTCAGTGAGGTTATCAAGGacataacagagaaaaaacaggaggtTGAATCCCAGCAAGAACAGATACgggagctggagaagcagcgAGAAATGCTGAGGACTGCTGTCAGCAAGATGAGCgaagagctggaggagagagaCCGGGAGATCCAATtccaggaggggaaaataatgATTCTAGAACGAGACGGTGCATCACAAGTGAGAAATCTGCAGGTGGATCTTGATCATATGAAAGGAAACTTGAAGGAGAAGAATTTGGAGCTTCTGTCTCTGACCCAGCAGATCCAAGCGCTGGAAATGGAGAGAGAACAGGCGAAATCTCTGCACGCGAGCCTTGGACACCTGAGGGCAGTTCTTAAGGACAGAGAGAGCGAGTGTGATTCTCAAAGGGATCAGTTACGACTCTTGCAGCAGTACAAGGAACAGCAAGAGGGCTACCTGCAAGAGCTTCGTGGTACACTGGAAAAGATGACCCTTTCTTTATCTGAAAAGGATCAAGAGCTTGAGTCGCAACAACAGCAAATCCGGGAAGCTGAGGAAGTCATGGAAATGCAGTTAAGGACTGTCCGTGACCAACTGGAGCAGACCTTAGGaaccttaaaagaaaaggacagactCCTAGACAtccaaaagcaacaggcaaggagCTATGcggaaaaaacagaagaacagatgAATGTCTTGCACAGAGACTTAGAGTACACTACAgcaatactgaaagaaaaggatttaatGATTGAATCTCAGAAGGAACTGATTGAGACCTtccaaaaagaagagcaagactctggacagcagaaggaaattctgcagcagcttcaagtggcactgaaggaaaaagaacaagaaatgttATCCCTTAGAAAGCAATGTGAGGCGtggcaggaaaaggaggaaaagcgtGAAGCTGAGCAAACAAACCTCCAAGCAACAAAGCTGActctgaaagaaagagaggaaaagatagaggttctggaggaagctctctctaagcttcaacagcaaaaggaggaggCAGCGAGGCAGACCAAAGCCGTACAGCAAAAACTAGAATACGCTGAATCTTCTCTAGAAGCGAGAGATCAAGAGATAGTGTCTTTGCAAGAGCACGTCCAGGAGCTTCGAGAGCAGAAGGAGTTAGAAGGCAAGCAGGCCAAGAGTCTAGAGCAGGATCTAGACAAAATGAGCCAAATCTTGAAGGAGAACCATTTGGAGTTCCTCAGGCAGACAGAGCAAATGAACATGTTCCGGCTTCGTGAAGAAAGCACGAAAGTAGCACTAACATCATGCCAGCAGCAAGTGGATCTGCTTGAGCAAGCGGTGAGGAAGAGAGATGAAGACAACGAAACTCTCATGCAAAAACTCCAGCGCCAAGAAGAAGAACTGAAGACCTTGCAGAATCTCCAGCCTAGGCTAACCAAGAAGAATGAAGAGGTTAGGCATGGCAGAGAGCAAGAGAAGCTCCTGGAAGAAGCCTTGCATGAGAAGGAGCAAGAGACCAAGGCTGAAGGTGAACTAAAAGAGTTAGAAGAGGAAGTAAGAGCTCTTCGGGAAGATCTCCAGCATGTTCAGCCGACTCTGACAAAGAAGGATGAGGAGATCGAGAACCACAGAGACAGAGTCGGGTACTTAGAGCAGACTctgacagagagagaacaaGAGCTTAGGAGGCAGAGTGAGCTCTTGAAACAATTCACATCAGCTTTGCGATGGAAGGATGGCGGGGAGACCCTGCAGAAACAAATCCAGAAACTCCAgaaatgggaggaagaggaagcagagaagcGGCGAGTTCTCCAGGAGAGAGACCGTTCCTTGCAAAGACAGAAGGAGCTAACGCAACAACTGGAGGATGAGCGGAAAGCCAATGGGGAAGAATTGGAGCGCACGATTGCTATTTTGAAGCAGACCGAGAGCAGAGAAgtcaaatggaaagagaaggcaCAAGCACTGACTCTTGCCCTTACCAAGAGTGAAATGGCCAATGGGACTCTGAGGGAAGAAATAGCCATCCTGCAGAGCATGGTTTCGGAGAGGGACACGGACCGGTTTCATCATCAGGTAGGCAGT CAGGCTATTGCAGAAGGGGAGCAGCTATCGTGGCTCTCGGAGAAGAGACTCCTGTCACAGCAGCTGGAATGTCTGCAGCGAGCAGTTGCAAGGCTGGAACTGGAGAAGGCGGAGCTGAAGCAACTCAATGCTGAGCTCAGGAGGACTCTCGAGCAG